A region from the Mucilaginibacter sp. CSA2-8R genome encodes:
- a CDS encoding AAA family ATPase, which produces MPAQEQISKSFQHQPTGQQFELFGRIHTFLNTNNGYECFLLRGYAGTGKTTVLSALVKALRSYGQKAVLLAPTGRAAKVITGYSGRKAFTIHKRIYRRKSAVSMDDSFTLATNNAENTLFIVDEASMISDEANPGNRETLLKDLIDYVYNFKNCKLMLVGDTAQLPPVGSAISPALDAKILQEYFGLQVFSFELTDVLRQQKNSGILYNVTSVRDIIRREEEAYPQIVTKGYKDVYRMSGERLEEGLNYAYSKYGFDSTLVICRSNKNANMYNQQIRNRILMREEELTGGDQIMIVRNNYFWLQEHEEDSTGFIANGDIARIKKVRRTEEMYGFRFADVQLEFIDYAEDPVIECKVLLEALYSDSPSLPSDDQKRLYLEVMKDYEHIPNRREKLKELKLNPYYNALQIKFAYAVTCHKAQGGQWEAVFVDQGYLTDEMVNTDFLRWFYTACTRATTELFLVNFNDKFYLAPAE; this is translated from the coding sequence ATGCCTGCACAAGAGCAAATAAGCAAATCATTTCAGCACCAGCCCACCGGCCAGCAATTTGAGCTGTTTGGGCGCATACATACTTTTTTAAACACCAATAATGGGTACGAGTGCTTTTTATTAAGGGGGTATGCAGGTACCGGTAAAACTACCGTTTTAAGCGCCTTGGTTAAAGCTTTAAGGTCGTACGGGCAAAAGGCGGTTTTACTTGCGCCAACAGGGCGGGCTGCCAAGGTTATTACCGGCTATTCCGGGCGTAAGGCATTTACTATCCACAAGCGCATTTACCGCCGCAAGTCGGCCGTGAGTATGGATGATTCATTTACGCTGGCTACCAATAATGCCGAAAATACGCTGTTCATTGTTGATGAGGCCTCCATGATATCTGACGAAGCCAACCCGGGTAACCGCGAAACCTTGCTAAAAGATTTGATTGATTACGTTTACAACTTTAAAAATTGTAAGCTGATGCTGGTGGGTGATACTGCTCAGTTGCCCCCCGTAGGCTCGGCCATTAGTCCGGCTTTAGACGCAAAAATATTGCAGGAGTACTTCGGGTTACAAGTGTTTAGTTTTGAGCTTACGGATGTATTGCGACAGCAAAAAAACTCAGGGATATTGTACAATGTAACTTCGGTGCGGGATATTATCCGTCGCGAAGAAGAGGCGTACCCTCAAATAGTGACCAAGGGTTATAAGGATGTTTACCGCATGAGCGGCGAGCGGCTTGAAGAAGGCCTAAACTATGCTTACAGCAAATACGGGTTTGATAGTACGCTTGTTATTTGCAGGTCGAATAAAAATGCCAACATGTACAACCAGCAGATCCGTAACCGCATACTCATGCGCGAGGAGGAGCTGACCGGCGGCGACCAGATTATGATAGTGCGTAACAATTACTTTTGGTTGCAGGAGCACGAAGAGGACAGCACGGGTTTTATTGCCAATGGCGATATTGCCCGCATTAAGAAAGTGCGGCGCACCGAAGAAATGTACGGTTTCAGGTTTGCAGATGTGCAATTGGAATTTATTGATTATGCTGAAGATCCGGTCATTGAATGTAAGGTGTTGCTGGAAGCTTTGTATTCCGATTCGCCATCGTTACCATCTGACGACCAAAAGCGCCTTTACCTCGAGGTGATGAAAGATTATGAGCACATTCCTAACCGCCGCGAAAAACTAAAGGAACTGAAGCTTAACCCTTATTATAACGCGCTGCAAATTAAATTTGCTTATGCCGTAACTTGCCACAAAGCCCAGGGCGGACAGTGGGAGGCCGTGTTTGTTGACCAAGGGTATTTGACAGATGAGATGGTGAATACCGATTTTTTACGCTGGTTTTATACCGCCTGCACCCGTGCAACTACAGAGTTGTTTTTGGTAAATTTTAATGATAAATTTTACCTGGCGCCTGCCGAGTAA
- the clpB gene encoding ATP-dependent chaperone ClpB — protein sequence MNFNNFTIKAQEAVQKASEIATGNQQQAIENAHLLKGLLLVDENVISYLLKKLNVNMSRLNDTLDKQIESFPKVSGSNVYLSSNANTALQKAQSYLKEFKDEFVSVEHILLGILAVSDKTSSALKDYGVTEKDLKTAIVALRGDSKVTDQNAEATYNALNKYARNLNEYAESGKLDPVIGRDEEIRRVIQILSRRTKNNPVLVGEPGVGKTAIAEGIAFRIIKGDAPENLKTKTVYSLDMGALVAGAKYKGEFEERLKAVINEVIKSDGEIILFIDEIHTLVGAGGGEGAMDAANILKPALARGELRAIGATTLNEYQKYIEKDKALERRFQRVMVEEPDAADAISILRGLKERYEAHHKVRIKDEAIIASVEMSQRYIADRFLPDKAIDLMDEAASKLRLEMNSVPEAVDELERRIMQLEIEREAIKRENDDHKVKSLSEEIANLSAERDSLRAKWQSEKDLVDGINLKIEAIEAYKLEAEQAERAGDYGKVAELRYGRIREAQEEVEKLKDALKENQTDSRMLKEEVTADDIAGVVSRWTGVPVSKMIQSEREKLLNLEDELHKRVAGQEEAIEAISDAIRRSRAGLQDKRRPIGSFIFLGTTGVGKTELAKALAEFLFNDEQSMVRIDMSEYQERHAVSRLIGAPPGYVGYDEGGQLTEAVRRKPYSVILLDEIEKAHPDVFNILLQVLDDGRLTDNKGRVVNFKNTIVIMTSNIGSHIIQENFQKYDEMDKEEVMAKTKSQLFELLQKTIRPEFLNRIDEIIMFTPLGRDEIGEIVKLQFKGLQQTLAEMGIQMEATDEALDWLAQLGYDPQYGARPLKRVIQKKILNELSKQILAGKVDKDSKIKLDTFDNQFVFLNE from the coding sequence ATGAATTTTAACAACTTTACCATCAAAGCCCAGGAAGCTGTACAGAAAGCTTCCGAAATAGCAACCGGTAATCAGCAGCAAGCCATCGAAAATGCGCACCTGCTGAAAGGATTGTTACTGGTTGATGAAAACGTAATCAGCTATTTATTAAAAAAGCTGAACGTAAATATGAGTCGCTTAAACGATACTTTAGATAAGCAAATTGAGTCTTTTCCTAAAGTGAGTGGCAGCAACGTTTATTTATCATCTAACGCCAACACTGCGTTGCAAAAAGCGCAGAGTTACTTGAAAGAATTTAAAGACGAGTTTGTATCGGTTGAGCATATTTTGTTAGGCATTTTAGCCGTAAGTGATAAAACTAGCAGCGCCCTTAAAGATTATGGCGTTACCGAAAAAGATTTAAAAACTGCCATTGTTGCCCTGCGCGGCGATAGTAAGGTAACCGACCAAAATGCTGAGGCTACTTACAATGCTCTGAATAAATATGCCCGAAACCTAAACGAGTATGCCGAATCCGGCAAACTCGACCCGGTGATAGGGCGCGACGAAGAAATACGGCGTGTGATACAGATCCTGTCACGCCGCACCAAAAATAACCCGGTGCTGGTAGGCGAGCCGGGGGTGGGTAAAACTGCCATTGCCGAGGGTATCGCTTTCCGGATTATCAAAGGCGATGCGCCAGAAAATCTGAAAACTAAAACCGTATACTCATTAGATATGGGTGCCCTGGTAGCAGGTGCCAAATATAAAGGTGAATTTGAAGAGCGCCTTAAAGCGGTAATAAACGAGGTTATTAAAAGCGACGGCGAGATTATTTTATTTATTGACGAGATACATACCCTGGTAGGTGCCGGTGGGGGCGAAGGTGCCATGGACGCTGCCAATATTTTGAAGCCTGCCTTGGCTCGTGGAGAGCTGCGTGCCATTGGTGCTACTACCTTAAATGAGTACCAAAAGTATATTGAAAAAGACAAAGCTTTAGAGCGCCGTTTTCAGCGGGTAATGGTAGAAGAGCCGGATGCTGCCGATGCTATATCTATTTTACGTGGGTTGAAAGAACGTTACGAGGCTCACCATAAAGTGCGTATCAAAGACGAGGCTATTATTGCTTCGGTAGAAATGTCGCAACGTTATATTGCCGACCGCTTTTTGCCGGATAAAGCCATTGACCTGATGGACGAGGCTGCTTCTAAACTGCGTTTAGAAATGAATTCGGTGCCTGAGGCGGTTGATGAACTGGAGCGCCGTATTATGCAGCTGGAAATTGAGCGCGAAGCCATCAAGCGCGAGAATGACGATCATAAAGTAAAATCGCTGAGCGAAGAAATCGCTAATCTCTCGGCCGAACGTGACTCGCTGCGAGCCAAATGGCAGAGCGAAAAAGATTTGGTAGATGGGATCAACTTAAAAATTGAAGCCATTGAAGCCTACAAACTGGAAGCTGAACAGGCAGAACGTGCCGGTGATTACGGTAAGGTAGCCGAACTGCGTTACGGCCGTATCCGCGAAGCGCAGGAGGAAGTTGAAAAACTGAAGGATGCCTTGAAAGAGAACCAAACCGACAGCCGTATGCTGAAAGAAGAGGTTACCGCCGACGATATTGCAGGGGTAGTATCCCGGTGGACTGGTGTTCCAGTATCTAAAATGATTCAGAGCGAACGCGAAAAGCTGCTGAACCTTGAAGACGAACTTCACAAACGTGTGGCTGGTCAGGAAGAGGCTATTGAAGCCATTAGTGATGCCATACGCCGCAGTCGTGCCGGTTTGCAGGATAAGCGCCGCCCAATCGGTTCGTTCATCTTTTTAGGTACTACTGGTGTGGGTAAAACAGAATTAGCCAAAGCACTGGCCGAGTTTTTATTCAACGATGAGCAAAGCATGGTGCGTATTGATATGTCGGAGTACCAGGAACGCCATGCGGTGAGCCGCCTGATTGGTGCGCCTCCGGGCTACGTAGGTTACGATGAAGGCGGGCAATTAACAGAGGCCGTGCGCCGTAAGCCTTACAGTGTAATTCTGCTTGATGAGATTGAAAAAGCGCATCCGGATGTATTTAACATATTGTTGCAGGTGCTGGACGATGGCCGCCTTACCGATAATAAAGGCCGTGTGGTTAACTTCAAAAATACCATCGTAATTATGACCTCTAACATTGGTTCGCACATCATTCAGGAGAACTTCCAGAAGTATGACGAGATGGACAAAGAGGAAGTAATGGCTAAAACTAAAAGCCAGTTGTTTGAGTTGTTGCAGAAAACCATTCGTCCGGAGTTTTTAAACCGTATTGATGAAATCATCATGTTTACGCCGCTGGGCCGCGACGAGATAGGTGAGATTGTAAAACTGCAGTTTAAAGGCTTGCAGCAAACCCTGGCCGAAATGGGCATACAGATGGAGGCTACCGATGAGGCACTTGACTGGCTGGCCCAGTTAGGGTACGACCCGCAGTATGGTGCCCGTCCGTTAAAGAGGGTCATTCAGAAAAAAATCCTGAATGAGCTTTCAAAGCAGATACTGGCCGGTAAGGTAGATAAAGACAGCAAAATTAAGCTGGATACCTTTGATAACCAGTTTGTGTTTTTGAACGAGTAA
- a CDS encoding ferritin, whose translation MKDIMRIKCLLSADVETLLNQQIKKEAHSSAMYLAMASWCNQNGFDYSSDYFFKQSEEERVHQLKLFKYVLDMGGTALSPDVNNIKQDYASFREVFEDALEQEVAITQSFKNIAANCLKEQDFVTFEFLNWFMKEQREEEYKARRALELFEVIGEEGTGRWEIDKHVNKIKYDSETAGE comes from the coding sequence ATGAAAGACATTATGCGCATAAAGTGTTTGCTATCGGCAGATGTGGAAACGCTTTTAAATCAACAGATAAAAAAAGAAGCTCATTCATCGGCCATGTACTTGGCCATGGCTTCCTGGTGTAATCAAAATGGCTTTGATTATTCGTCTGATTACTTTTTTAAACAGTCGGAAGAAGAGCGAGTACACCAATTAAAATTATTTAAGTATGTGTTAGATATGGGCGGCACGGCGCTGTCGCCGGATGTAAACAATATTAAACAAGACTACGCCTCTTTCCGCGAGGTATTTGAAGATGCTTTAGAGCAGGAAGTAGCCATCACCCAATCTTTCAAGAATATTGCAGCCAACTGCTTAAAAGAGCAGGACTTTGTAACCTTCGAGTTTCTGAACTGGTTTATGAAAGAACAACGCGAAGAAGAATACAAAGCACGTCGTGCGCTGGAGCTGTTTGAAGTTATTGGCGAAGAAGGCACCGGCCGCTGGGAAATCGACAAGCACGTTAACAAAATTAAATACGACAGCGAAACCGCCGGAGAATAA
- a CDS encoding DUF4269 domain-containing protein: MSKQSEFLTLDYLKSGTKKQQQVFELLTENRLFQVLAAHHPVLAGTVPLNVDIEGSDLDVICQFDDKHQFKELLLMQFADYLEFRISQPLVLGIETVIANFFIENWEVEIFGQAVPVIKQAAYRHLLAEHNLLQQHGDVLRQQVKALKMMGFKTEPAFARALNLPGDPYEALFAFENE; encoded by the coding sequence ATGAGTAAGCAATCAGAATTTTTAACGCTTGATTATTTAAAATCTGGTACAAAAAAGCAGCAGCAGGTGTTTGAGCTGCTTACTGAAAATAGACTATTCCAAGTTTTAGCAGCTCACCATCCGGTATTAGCCGGCACCGTACCGTTAAATGTTGATATTGAAGGCAGTGATTTAGATGTGATTTGCCAGTTTGATGATAAGCATCAGTTTAAAGAGCTACTGCTCATGCAGTTTGCAGACTATCTAGAGTTTAGAATATCACAACCGTTGGTACTCGGCATAGAGACGGTAATTGCTAATTTTTTTATAGAAAACTGGGAAGTCGAAATATTTGGTCAGGCTGTACCTGTAATCAAGCAAGCTGCTTACCGTCATTTGTTGGCAGAGCATAACTTGTTGCAACAACACGGCGACGTCCTCAGGCAACAAGTGAAAGCGTTAAAAATGATGGGATTTAAAACTGAGCCGGCATTTGCCCGGGCGCTTAATCTACCTGGCGACCCTTACGAGGCCTTATTTGCTTTTGAAAATGAGTAA
- a CDS encoding TonB-dependent receptor: MSTFIKGLHQLRLRYITTLLLFMATAATFAQENSLILVSGQVLDAGTKQLITGATVSVKGAVAGTTTNGQGSFSLKTRLKFPFTLVFSYVGFQPQEFVVTNSNSKLNIELNTQTLLGREVVVTASRVPESILKSPVAIEKLDIRAIKESPAPSFYDALENVKGVQMTTSSLTFKIPNTRGFNIPSNYRFMQLVDDVDMQAATLGVPLGNAIGPTELDIASVEITPGAASAIYGMNAINGLSNLLTKSPFNYQGLSVYQRTGVNHVGNNTGRSTSALTETALRYAKAFNNKWAFKVNFSYFKGTDWLADTRTDQNPNNLKSANPNFPALNGANNVAYDAWNKYGDDVLAGSNTVSISGLTIDGKTNQTLNVARTGYYEKDLVNPKVNNLKFDAALHYRINDHTELAYGYRVGTLDGVFQRGNKIQLDNVVVQNHKFELKGSNFTIRTYVSLENSGNSYNVKPLADNLDLSTGGDATTWGNKYKSALNAYAASNGGALTSGNLAAATQYARQMADGSRVVPGTQAFEDQKALIRSINNWDIKSSTIPDAPASGGAALVQKSHMYHAEGQWDLSKYTKVIDVLVGADARVYEVIPDGNSFVDFSRPIADRGTPLPNGSFGNNIYYKKFGGFVQGTKTFFEEKLKIFGSLRYDYNPEFSPKFTPRIAGVYSPNHNNNFRFTYQLGYRFPGLFEALSYVNNGRVKRVGSLPRIDEGLGYLENSYTRASGILFNSAVNAAVANGTDRNAAALANRDLLEKANLQAARPERINSLEFGYKSIFLNDKLTFDIDAYTNTYDGFLGQVQVDVPHGQTVGTDAAVIAMLDANRNSQDRYRVYTNAKNKYRNYGSAAGLTYNFYKKYTVSGNVSFNKIKSNAQADVFVTGFNTPQFTTNVSFGNREIVKNVGFNVVWKWQERFLWESPLVNGYVPGFHVFDVQATYRVPKLKATIKVGGTDIFNKAYIQYAGGPTIGGLYYTAITLDGLLN; this comes from the coding sequence ATGTCAACTTTTATAAAAGGCCTTCACCAGTTAAGGCTTCGCTATATCACAACGTTATTACTTTTTATGGCTACGGCGGCAACCTTTGCCCAAGAGAACAGTTTGATCCTGGTATCCGGCCAGGTGCTTGATGCAGGCACAAAGCAGCTTATTACCGGTGCTACTGTATCTGTTAAGGGTGCGGTAGCAGGTACTACCACCAACGGCCAAGGCAGTTTCTCGCTTAAAACCCGTTTAAAGTTCCCGTTTACGCTGGTGTTCAGCTACGTAGGTTTTCAGCCGCAAGAATTTGTGGTTACCAATTCAAATTCCAAATTAAACATCGAACTTAATACTCAAACCTTGTTAGGGCGCGAAGTGGTGGTTACTGCATCGCGGGTACCAGAAAGCATCCTGAAATCGCCGGTGGCCATTGAAAAACTCGATATACGCGCCATTAAAGAATCACCAGCCCCATCCTTTTACGATGCACTCGAAAATGTGAAAGGCGTGCAAATGACTACCTCCAGCTTAACATTCAAGATACCCAACACCCGCGGTTTCAACATCCCGAGCAATTATCGTTTTATGCAACTGGTAGATGATGTAGACATGCAGGCCGCCACTTTAGGTGTTCCTTTAGGCAATGCCATCGGCCCCACCGAATTGGATATTGCCAGCGTTGAAATTACCCCAGGTGCAGCCTCAGCCATTTACGGTATGAACGCCATTAACGGTCTGTCTAACCTGTTAACCAAAAGCCCGTTTAATTATCAGGGTTTAAGTGTTTACCAGCGCACCGGCGTAAACCATGTAGGTAACAACACCGGCCGCAGTACCAGCGCACTAACTGAAACTGCGCTTCGGTATGCTAAGGCATTTAACAACAAGTGGGCGTTTAAGGTAAACTTTAGTTATTTTAAAGGCACCGACTGGCTTGCCGATACCCGTACCGACCAAAACCCCAATAACCTGAAATCGGCTAACCCAAACTTTCCGGCGCTGAACGGAGCTAATAATGTAGCTTATGATGCCTGGAATAAATATGGCGATGATGTTTTGGCAGGCAGTAATACTGTATCAATTAGTGGCTTAACTATTGATGGCAAAACCAACCAAACCTTAAACGTGGCACGCACCGGCTACTATGAAAAGGATTTGGTTAACCCCAAGGTAAACAACTTAAAATTTGATGCAGCACTGCATTACCGGATAAATGACCATACCGAATTGGCCTACGGCTACCGTGTAGGTACGCTGGACGGGGTCTTTCAGCGGGGAAATAAAATACAGTTAGATAATGTGGTTGTGCAAAATCATAAGTTTGAGCTTAAGGGCAGCAATTTCACTATACGTACTTATGTTTCGCTCGAAAACTCGGGTAACTCCTACAATGTTAAACCACTTGCCGATAACCTCGATTTATCAACCGGTGGCGATGCCACCACATGGGGAAATAAATATAAAAGCGCCTTGAATGCTTACGCAGCATCTAATGGCGGAGCGCTTACCTCAGGTAATTTGGCTGCTGCCACACAATACGCCCGCCAAATGGCTGATGGCAGCCGGGTAGTGCCGGGCACCCAGGCATTTGAAGATCAAAAAGCGTTGATACGCAGTATTAACAACTGGGACATTAAATCAAGCACCATCCCTGATGCGCCTGCCTCGGGTGGCGCTGCGCTGGTACAAAAAAGCCACATGTATCATGCTGAAGGGCAATGGGATTTATCTAAATACACCAAAGTAATTGATGTATTGGTTGGAGCCGATGCCCGTGTTTATGAAGTAATACCCGATGGGAATAGCTTTGTAGATTTTTCGCGTCCTATAGCCGACCGCGGCACCCCCCTACCCAATGGCAGCTTTGGTAATAATATTTACTATAAAAAATTTGGCGGCTTTGTGCAGGGTACCAAAACCTTTTTCGAAGAAAAGCTTAAAATATTCGGGTCGTTGCGGTATGATTACAACCCGGAATTCAGCCCCAAGTTTACACCACGGATAGCAGGTGTTTATTCGCCTAACCATAATAATAATTTCCGTTTTACTTACCAGTTAGGTTATCGTTTCCCCGGCTTGTTTGAAGCACTATCATACGTTAACAATGGCCGGGTAAAGCGAGTAGGCAGTTTACCACGAATTGATGAAGGGTTAGGTTACCTGGAAAACAGCTATACCCGCGCTTCTGGTATCTTGTTCAACTCAGCAGTAAACGCGGCTGTTGCCAATGGTACCGACCGGAATGCCGCTGCGCTGGCTAATCGTGATCTATTAGAAAAAGCCAACCTTCAGGCTGCCCGCCCGGAACGAATCAACTCTTTAGAATTTGGATATAAGAGTATTTTTCTGAATGATAAGTTGACCTTTGATATTGACGCCTATACTAATACCTACGATGGCTTTTTAGGCCAGGTGCAGGTAGACGTGCCGCACGGACAAACTGTAGGCACCGATGCAGCCGTGATAGCCATGCTGGATGCTAACCGCAACAGCCAGGACCGGTACCGGGTATACACCAATGCTAAAAACAAATACCGTAATTATGGCTCGGCTGCAGGGCTTACCTATAACTTTTATAAAAAGTACACCGTGTCGGGTAATGTAAGTTTTAACAAAATCAAATCTAATGCACAGGCAGATGTTTTTGTAACTGGCTTTAATACACCGCAGTTTACCACTAACGTATCCTTCGGTAACCGCGAAATTGTGAAGAACGTAGGCTTTAACGTGGTTTGGAAATGGCAGGAGCGCTTTTTATGGGAAAGCCCTCTGGTAAACGGCTACGTGCCCGGCTTCCATGTGTTTGATGTGCAGGCCACCTACCGTGTGCCCAAGCTTAAGGCCACCATTAAAGTTGGCGGAACCGACATATTTAACAAAGCTTACATACAATATGCCGGTGGCCCTACCATAGGCGGCTTGTATTATACCGCAATAACTTTAGACGGGTTGTTAAATTAA
- a CDS encoding GTP-binding protein: MEILKFITAGSVDDGKSTLIGRLLYDTDAILADQLEALHRSNRKNDDGTIDLAILTDGLKAEREQGITIDVAYKYFQTDKRKFIIADAPGHIQYTRNMVTGASNSNLAIILIDARRGVVEQTNRHSFLVSLLALPQVVVCVNKMDMVDYDQATFNQIVEQYQVLAAKLNLKNITYIPVSALKGDNIVNGSPNMAWYTGKSLLNHLETVEIPVDDKASHARLPVQWVVRPQTEELHDYRGYAGRVSSGTFKVNDKVTVLPSGFSSTITKIELLDKVFDEAVAGQSVTVHLQDNIDISRGDILVSSHAHPEVSQLIEADLCWMDTRALDTSLTYLVQHNSKVTRCRIQDVLYKFNINTLDKVYEEEFKLNDIGRIILKTAEPLAFDVYQENKANGGAIIVDSRTNVTVGALMLRAAAD; this comes from the coding sequence ATGGAGATACTTAAATTTATAACAGCCGGCAGTGTTGATGATGGGAAAAGCACATTGATTGGCCGTTTATTATATGATACCGATGCCATACTGGCCGATCAGCTCGAAGCCCTTCACCGCTCTAACCGCAAAAATGACGATGGTACCATCGATTTAGCCATCCTGACCGACGGCCTCAAAGCCGAACGTGAGCAGGGCATTACTATTGATGTGGCTTACAAATACTTTCAGACCGATAAACGTAAGTTTATTATTGCCGATGCGCCTGGTCATATACAATATACTCGCAATATGGTTACCGGTGCATCTAACTCTAACCTGGCTATTATTTTGATTGATGCCCGCCGGGGCGTGGTTGAGCAAACCAACCGGCACTCGTTCCTGGTATCGTTGCTGGCATTGCCGCAGGTAGTGGTTTGCGTTAACAAAATGGATATGGTTGATTATGACCAGGCAACCTTTAACCAGATTGTAGAACAATACCAGGTGCTGGCAGCCAAGCTCAATTTAAAAAACATAACGTACATTCCGGTAAGTGCTCTAAAAGGCGACAACATTGTTAATGGTTCGCCTAACATGGCCTGGTATACCGGGAAGAGCCTGCTCAATCATTTAGAGACGGTAGAAATTCCGGTAGATGACAAAGCCTCGCATGCCCGTTTACCAGTGCAGTGGGTAGTACGCCCACAAACCGAAGAGCTGCATGATTACCGTGGCTACGCAGGCCGCGTAAGCAGCGGTACGTTTAAAGTAAACGATAAGGTTACGGTCCTACCATCGGGCTTCAGCTCTACCATTACCAAAATTGAACTGCTGGACAAAGTATTTGATGAGGCCGTGGCCGGCCAATCGGTAACGGTACATTTGCAGGATAACATTGATATTAGTCGCGGTGATATACTGGTGAGCAGCCATGCCCACCCCGAAGTGTCGCAACTGATTGAGGCCGATTTATGCTGGATGGATACCCGGGCTTTAGACACCTCGTTAACTTACCTCGTACAGCACAACAGCAAAGTAACCCGGTGCCGTATACAGGATGTATTATATAAATTTAACATCAATACGCTTGATAAAGTGTACGAAGAGGAGTTTAAACTAAATGATATTGGCCGTATTATACTAAAAACTGCAGAGCCCTTAGCTTTTGACGTTTACCAGGAAAACAAGGCCAATGGTGGTGCTATTATTGTAGATAGCCGTACTAATGTAACCGTAGGCGCACTAATGTTGAGAGCTGCAGCTGATTAA
- the cysD gene encoding sulfate adenylyltransferase subunit CysD, translating to MSKHHLDYLDELEAEAIHILREVAGQFEKPALLFSGGKDSITLVRLAEKAFRPGKFPFPLVHIDTGHNFPETIRYRDEMIARLGEKLIIGHVQDSIDQGKVVEQKGKNASRNALQTVTLLDTIAAHQFDACIGGARRDEEKARAKERIFSVRDEFGQWDPKRQRPELWNIYNGKIHKGENVRVFPISNWTELDVWNYIRRENIALPSIYFAHERDCITRNGQLMAAAEYLNMDEDDVITRRNVRFRTVGDMTCTAAVESDAYLIDDIIDEISASKISERGARMDDKVSEAAMEERKKGGYF from the coding sequence ATGAGCAAGCATCATTTAGATTATTTAGACGAACTGGAGGCGGAAGCCATACATATATTGCGCGAAGTAGCCGGGCAGTTTGAAAAGCCTGCGTTGCTGTTTTCGGGCGGTAAAGACTCCATTACCCTGGTGCGATTGGCCGAGAAAGCTTTCCGCCCGGGCAAGTTCCCTTTCCCTTTAGTGCATATTGATACCGGGCATAATTTTCCGGAAACGATACGATATCGCGATGAAATGATTGCCCGTTTAGGCGAAAAACTAATTATTGGTCATGTGCAGGACTCTATTGACCAGGGCAAAGTGGTTGAACAAAAAGGTAAAAATGCAAGTCGCAACGCGCTGCAAACGGTTACCTTGTTAGATACTATTGCCGCACACCAGTTTGATGCCTGTATTGGTGGTGCCCGCCGCGACGAGGAAAAAGCCCGCGCCAAAGAACGTATATTTTCGGTACGCGATGAGTTTGGCCAGTGGGACCCTAAACGCCAGCGCCCCGAGTTATGGAACATCTACAACGGCAAAATACACAAAGGCGAAAACGTAAGGGTATTCCCAATCAGTAACTGGACCGAACTGGATGTTTGGAACTACATTCGCCGGGAAAACATTGCCTTACCGAGCATTTATTTTGCACACGAGCGTGATTGCATTACCCGCAACGGGCAGTTAATGGCCGCCGCCGAGTATTTGAACATGGATGAGGATGATGTGATTACCCGCCGTAACGTGCGTTTCCGTACCGTAGGCGACATGACTTGTACCGCAGCTGTAGAATCGGATGCTTATTTGATAGATGATATTATAGACGAAATCAGCGCCTCTAAAATAAGCGAACGCGGTGCCCGCATGGACGACAAGGTATCGGAAGCCGCCATGGAAGAGCGAAAAAAGGGAGGATATTTTTAG
- a CDS encoding phosphoadenylyl-sulfate reductase: MDQLAQHIQEQTAGLSPGSALAWLANAFPGQVIFSSSFGWEDQVITHLIFSNNLPIKVFTLETGRLFPETYYVWNRTMEIYGKPIYAYYPQHEPLEQMVSTKGPNSFYESVDNRKECCGIRKIEPLKRALKGNVCWITGIRAEQSPNRHDMSNVEWDEGNQLVKFHPIFNWSLDEVKTYIKNNNIPYNTLHDRGFPSIGCAPCTRAVQPGEDFRAGRWWWEDQSKKECGLHSVTEIITEK, from the coding sequence ATGGACCAACTGGCACAACATATTCAAGAACAAACTGCAGGCCTTTCGCCGGGCAGCGCACTGGCGTGGCTGGCTAACGCATTTCCGGGCCAAGTTATTTTCTCTTCCAGTTTTGGCTGGGAAGATCAGGTAATCACCCATCTTATTTTTTCGAACAACCTGCCCATTAAAGTTTTCACGCTCGAAACAGGACGATTGTTTCCTGAAACCTATTATGTGTGGAACCGCACCATGGAAATTTACGGCAAGCCCATCTATGCTTATTATCCGCAGCACGAACCGCTCGAACAAATGGTAAGCACCAAAGGCCCGAATAGCTTTTACGAGTCGGTGGATAACCGTAAAGAGTGCTGCGGCATCCGTAAAATTGAACCATTAAAGCGTGCACTCAAAGGGAATGTATGCTGGATAACCGGCATCCGTGCCGAGCAATCGCCCAATCGACACGACATGAGCAACGTAGAATGGGACGAAGGCAATCAACTGGTTAAATTTCACCCCATCTTTAACTGGTCGCTCGACGAGGTAAAGACTTATATCAAGAACAACAATATTCCATACAATACACTGCACGACCGCGGCTTTCCGAGCATTGGCTGTGCCCCCTGCACCCGCGCCGTACAGCCGGGCGAAGATTTTAGGGCCGGCCGCTGGTGGTGGGAAGACCAATCTAAAAAAGAGTGTGGTTTGCATAGTGTAACCGAAATTATTACTGAGAAATGA